AATGTTAGTTCTATCTCCTGAACTcccttgttcaatttttttatttttttttggtctcaATGTAGGATTCATTTGGTCACCATTTTGTGATTTCTGTTAGCGGTCTTTTTTGTCTACTGTTGTTAGTCTCGGTACTTGAGGTCTAGGGACGTTTCTGTTCTGCTTTTGGAATTCTCTGTCACTTCTTGTATGCTGTCTTTTCTGTCTACTGTTGCTAGTCTCGGTGCTTGTTGTAAATGGTCTTGCTTTGGCTGAAAATTGTGGATAATTCTTGCTTTGTGGAGGTCAATCTTTAAACAAGATAATCGACCCTCGTTTCTCTGGCTGATAGCCACCCCTCCACTCTCCAGGATTCTTCCAAATTATGCCGTAAGCCATACACCaagaataaacaaattcatgtcTACCTCCAACTATCCACCGTCATTTAAGGGCAAGTTTGAATTGTGAGTTCCACCAACTATCCACCATTGTTGTAAATCTACAAATTAGACAAATACTTTATCATTTAAGGGCTGATAATTACGTCTCCAATATTCTCCGGGTATCTTTGAATATAGTAAgtattattaagaataattgactaaataatttgagttttggaaattaaagattttatataaacataaaaatattgatttccaagagttaaaaaaagaaagaagaagtggaAGTGTAAGAATACTCTAAAAGCCATCTAAactaaattggttttttttacacCAATTAAAAGGATTTATTCTtgtataaaagaattatttatttattaattccaATATTATAATTGGAAAGGAATTTttccttggaaaaaaaatagcctCAATACTAAAGTCATTTAGTCAAGCTTATATGTCATTTAtaagcttaaaaatatattaaaatatattttttaacttttttaatatgaaaacattaaaattattaaaatatattaatttaatatatttttcaaattaaacatgtttttaaaacacaGTTATAAACACGAAAACAAACTTTCCAAAAATAGAGTTAACTTAACAGAAATCCAGTAAAATCACCCATCGAAAGCCAAACCACAAAGatctttttattagattatgcccaggttagcaaaaaaaaaaagaaaataaacattccaaaaacaataacaagttttcaaactatatatatacacagacacacacacaaaaatacaCTTACAAACATTTTTTTGCTAATGTTACATTCAACTAAACAGTACAACATAACTTATATAACACAACACAGGCACAAAACCATATATCGAGTTTCAAAGCTATGATGGCTTCTGAGAGGACGGTACATATCGTGCTATAACTTCTGATATTTAATACGTTGTCACCATCTATGCAATGAAAATCATAACACACACAACCTTTTGAGAGTGTTTAATTAGTTAGGTCATAAGTTTGttctttaaaaatcatcaattcaattcaagtaTCACAGACGTAAAATCACTAGACAATGGAGGAAATTGCAGTTAAGAGATTATCTAAAACTTCAGGGCAAGGGATGAAGGAGTTTATGAATGAAGTAAGGTTGATATCTAAACTCCAGCACAGAAATCTTGTCAAGCTTTTCGGTTGTTGCATTCATGAAGAGGAAAAGATGctgatatatatatgaatatttaccaAACAAAAGCTTGGATTTTTTCATCTTTGGTATGGCTCTCTTCATCCATATTTGTGTCTGTGTTCAAAGGGAAGAGTCCCCTGATTATGCAGCTTCActttgatcaaatcaaacaaatgaTTTCTGGGCAAACCTTTAATGTTTAAGTGCAGACGAGACAAAAAGGGTGCTATTGGATTGGAGTAAGCGTTTTGAAATTGTTTCCGGGATTGCTCGAGGGGTTTTATACCTTCATCAAGATTCAAGACTAAAAATTATCCACAGGGATCTCAAAGCCAGCAATATTCTACTAGATGCTGCAATGAACCCAAAAATTTCAGATTTCGGTATGGCAAGAATGTTTATGGAAGACCAAGTCCAAGGAAAAACCACTCGTGTGGTCGGAACATAGTAAGTCACCTGATTATTTCCTCTCTCCAGTGATCCATCATGATCAAATACCAACAAGCTTCATCTTTTATGATTGTAGCGGCTACATGTCACCTGAGTACGCAATTCACGGACAGTATTCGATAAAGTCAGATGTCTTCAGCTATGGAGTCTTAACACTGGAGATCATAAGTGGCAGGAAAAATAGCGACTACGGTGAGAAAGAACCCTGGCTGAATCTTATCGGACATGTAAGTGGCATCGATAAATTTCTTGATAATATCTTAGGTGATTGTCTTCCTCTTAGATTCTTTTCTAAATTATCTTCTTCCTTGTTTCAGGTATGGGACTTatggagagaagaaaaggcaTTACCatctaaattatatatttacacatggttttttttttttgttttgaagagGAGAAATTTTCTAtgtgttgtgttttatttttttatctgcttCCTAcgctgaatatttttttatctgccCCTGGAAATCTTTGATCTGcctcccctctttttttttttaattgaaatgtaTTTACAGTAAAGAGTTTAAAGtttcaaacaaattttttttaaaaaaaaagttacttaaaatttaaaatttaaagaactcaaaatattttaaagcaaaaaatactataattcctgggttttttttaagttgaccgaaattaatttttaatttttaatttttaaaaaaattaaattaaaagcaaaatagaTGAAAGTTTAAGTTATGACAATACAATAGAACTTATAGAATTTCTTATCAAAATTTGAGCAGGACAATTAGATTGaaagttatattaattttagtcatATAAATCATATGGCATGACTAGACGTGTTTTAGACTCGCACTAGTCCTTATAGTCCATAAATATTCTGCTACTGCTAGGCTATATATTCACATGATGTAATTTCAACAAATCCACACCTAGTATCAGAGAGTTTCAGTGCAGGCACTAGACTAGACCGCTGATCTCTCAATGATCAAGAAGCTTCATGCTCCGTTGAATCTCAATCTCTTAGATATTATCCATTtaactttcatttaaaaatatttgccTTAAAATGACGTTAAATCTTAATGGTGGAGTTAATTAGATccaattggaatttttttttttgtgatactGAACTTTTGAGCCAAGAAATTAAGGCGCTTACTAGCTAGTCAATTGAAAATgacaatacaaaataaaaatcccgACACTACTAGAGGTGGTTACTAATTCCCAAAAGAATAAGCTACCTTGATGTATTAACCTGATCACTAGCCATCACCATCCATCCCTGTCAAATATTTCTCATTTCATTGCTTGAATGCCTTCTTCTCCAAATTTTCCTGTCCACAGACAATGTTAAGTTTTAATGAGTCTCCAGAGGAGGAAACTTCCCTTTGGGATAATCCTATCAATGATACCTCTGGAGTGCTCTCAATCAATGGTCAAGATAACCTCGTCCTCTACGGCAAAAACACCAAATTCATTAGTCCTGTCTGGTTCACAAATGTTTCAGTAGTCTCATCAGCCAGCAACTCTATGGCTCAACTTTTAAATTCAGGAAACCTTGTTCTGACTCAATCCAACAGGCATCAGTCACATTGTGGATAATTCTTGCTTTGTGGAGGTCAACCTTTAAACAAGATAATCGACCCTCGTTTCTCTGGCTGATAGTCACGCCTCCACTCTCCAGGATTCTTCCAAATTATGCCGTAAGCCATACACCaagaataaacaaattcatgtcTACCTCCAACTATCCACCGTCATTTAAGGGCAAGTTTGAATTGTGAGTTCCACCAACTATACaccattgttgtttttttttttttgataaaatcaagaatagatatataataataaataaaaaaacatgaacagtGTGAGCAGAGCTTAAGCTTTAGCTACATAGATTGTAGCCTAGACATCAGcctaattacaataaataaatacaagaaaacctATAACCCTACTATTTGGCCAAGCAAAAACAAACCCACACTAAATCAGGAATTAAGCAGACCATGCCGAAATGCATTCATGATTCCTGTATAGATCAGCACCAGTATACCAAAAGGAAGAGTTGAGGTTGCTGATCCATCCTGCagcaaagtaaaacaaaagCCATAGGAGTATCTTTGAATATAGTAAgtattattaagaataattaactaaataatttgagttttggaaattaaagattttatataaacataaaaatattgatttccaagagtaaaaaaaagaaagaagaattgtGGAAGTCTAAGAATACTCTAAAAGCCATCTAAactaaattggtttttttacacCAATTAAAAGGATTTATTCTtgtataaaagaattatttatttattaattccaATATTATAACTGGAAAGGAATTTttccttagaaaaaaaatagcctcAATACTAAAATCATTTAGTCAAGCTTATATGTCATTTATacgcttaaaaatatattaaaatatattttttaatttttttaatatgaaaacattaaaattattaaaatatattaatttaatattttttttaaattaaacatgtttttaaaacacaGTTATAAACACGAAAACAAACTTTCCAAAAATAGAGTTAACTTGCACATTAGAATGGATAAAAACTGATCCATGGCTAAACACTAAGAAACAGAAATCCAGTAAAATCACCCATCGAAAGCCAAACCACAAAGatctttttattagattatgcccaggttagcaaaaaaaaaaagaaaataaacattccaaaaacaataacaagttttcaaactatatatatacacagacacacacacaaaaatacaCTTACAAACATTTTTTTGCTAATGTTACATTCAACTAAACAGTACAACATAACTTATATAACACAACACAGGCACAAAACCATATATCGAGTTTCAAAGCTATGATGGCTTCTGAGAGGACGGTACATATCGTGCTATAACTTCTGATATTTAATACGTTGTCACCATCTATGCAATGAAAATCATAACACACACAACCTTTTGAGAGTGTTTAATTAGTTAGGTCATAAGTTTGttctttaaaaatcatcaattcaattcaagtaTCACAGACGTAAAATCCCTAGACAATGGAGGAAATTGCAGTTAAGAGATTATCTAAAACTTCAGGGCAAGGGATGAAGGAGTTTATGAATGAAGTAAGGTGGATATCTAAACTCCAGCACAGAAATCTTGTCAAGCTTTTCGGTTGTTGCATTCATGAAGAGGAAAAGATGctgatatatatatgaatatttaccaAACAAAAGCTTGGATTTTTTCATCTTTGGTATGGCTCTCTTCATCCATATTTGTGTCTGTGTTCAAAGGGAAGAGTCCCCTGATTATGCAGCTTCActttgatcaaatcaaacaaatgaTTTCTGGGCAAACCTTTAATGTTTAAGTGCAGACGAGACAAAAAGGGTGCTATTGGATTGGAGTAAGCGTTTTGAAATTGTTTCCGGGATTGCTCGAGGGGTTTTATACCTTCATCAAGATTCAAGACTAAAAATTATCCACAGGGATCTCAAAGCCAGCAATATTCTACTAGATGCTGCAATGAACCCAAAAATTTCAGATTTCGGTATGGCAAGAAAGTTTATGGAAGACCAAGTCCAAGGAAAAACCACTCGTGTGGTCGGAACATAGTAAGTCACCTGATTCTTTCCTCTCTCCAGTGATCCATCATGATCAAATACCAACAACTTTATCTTTTATGATTGTAGTGGCTACATGTCACCTGAGTACGCAATTCACGGACAGTATTCGATAAAGTCAGATGTCTTCAGCTATGGTGTCTTAACACTGGAGATCATAAGTGGCAGGAAAAATAGCGACTACGGTGAGAAAGAACCCTGGCTGAATCTTATCGGACATGTAAGTGGATCGATAAATTTCTTGATAATATCTTAGGTGATTGTCTTCCTCTTAGATTCTTTTCTCAATTATCTTCTTCCTTGTTTCAGGTATGGGACTTatggagagaagaaaaggcaTTAGACATAGTTGATCCAATGCTGGAACAGGCATGCCCTCCTCATGAAGTTTTGAGATGCGTTCAGATTGGGTTACTGTGTGTGCAAGAATTTCCAGATGATCGACCTGCAATGTTAGAAGTTGTGTTCATGTTAGGTAATGAGATAACTCTTCCTTCCCCTAAGAAGCCAGCATTTGTTTTACGAACACGCAGTGGACAAGACTTGCCAGCAATGTCTAGACGAGCAGCTTGTTCTGTAAATGAAGTTACAGTTACTATGGTGGAAGCTCGCTGAAATCCCAGTCTCTTGTAATAAATTTTCTCTAACAGGCATtacatggaagaaaaaaaatgttgtcctGACAATCTAGTTTTCAGAGAGCATTTTTTCAGGTTACCTCACCTGCTAAAATGATTTTCTACTTAGGATAGAAAACTAAACAATtccatttattaaatttattagagcAACTAGTACTCccacaataaaataaactccATTGAAATGCTCAAGGGGCTGTCCACTCATTATTGCAAACTAGTTTCATGAGCATTTCTTTACAACTCTTCATACAAAAGCAGTGAAGAGTGGCAACCAAGCACCACCGTCACTGTCGGCGCTTGGCTTCATGCGCCGTCATCGATTGAAGAGCGAAAATTGGTGGATCTGAAGCCACTCTTTAACCTCTTCCTTTCCCTGCCGGCGGTGACTATCACCGCTACCTGCAAGACAAAGAAATCAACACTAGACAGTAGTTTTtattcatttgtatttttttagatctacctctctctctctctactgtaATTTCTTCTTCGCTCTTCTGATTGTTATTATTGTGGATCTGCCGTGAAGAGTGCCTTGCGTTGTGGTTTAGGAGAAGGCATTGGGAGACTACGATGGGAGAAATTAAGAGAGGGGTTCTGGTTTGGCTTTCTGAAGATGATGAGGGGGTGCTGATCTTGGGTTTTCgaagaaagatgaagaagaagctgTTGCTGGTGGTTTG
The DNA window shown above is from Populus trichocarpa isolate Nisqually-1 chromosome 4, P.trichocarpa_v4.1, whole genome shotgun sequence and carries:
- the LOC112327265 gene encoding cysteine-rich receptor-like protein kinase 6 isoform X1, producing the protein MNPKISDFGMARMFMEDQVQGKTTRVVGTYGYMSPEYAIHGQYSIKSDVFSYGVLTLEIISGRKNSDYGEKEPWLNLIGHVWDLWREEKALDIVDPMLEQACPPHEVLRCVQIGLLCVQEFPDDRPAMLEVVFMLGNEITLPSPKKPAFVLRTRSGQDLPAMSRRAACSVNEVTVTMVEAR
- the LOC112327265 gene encoding cysteine-rich receptor-like protein kinase 6 isoform X2, whose protein sequence is MNPKISDFGMARKFMEDQVQGKTTRVVGTYGYMSPEYAIHGQYSIKSDVFSYGVLTLEIISGRKNSDYGEKEPWLNLIGHVWDLWREEKALDIVDPMLEQACPPHEVLRCVQIGLLCVQEFPDDRPAMLEVVFMLGNEITLPSPKKPAFVLRTRSGQDLPAMSRRAACSVNEVTVTMVEAR